Proteins encoded within one genomic window of Cryptococcus neoformans var. grubii H99 chromosome 4, complete sequence:
- a CDS encoding mango esterase, producing MSSKKTHIDQIVLIGDSLTQFALGEKGFAVQLANHFQRQFDVVVRGFSGYNSRWVLEMARLFMPELKRIRLAVILLGTNDALLAPEPRAIDPESYKANIAKIVSLVPLSAKIILVSPPPYSLKGKAKDLGLEYYPGINLDRDPVHSLLYNLKARELADNLNEAGDRKGNVAFCDIRTPMEKAALEESPDDLEEGLFKYLRDGVHLSPDGYQCMYETLLHVIKSRFPELEQEPYFFADYETIDHTQPEKYFE from the exons ATGTCTTCCAAGAAGACTCATATCGACCAGATTGTTCTCATCGGAGATTCTCTTACACAA TTTGCTTTGGGAGAAAAAGGGTTTGCAGTTCAACTCGCCAACCATTTCCAGCGGCAATT TGATGTCGTAGTCCGAGGTTTCTCTGGTTACAATA GCAGATGGGTCCTAGAGATGGCCCGACTGTTCATGCCTGAACTAAAGCGCATCAGACTTGCTGTGATATTGCTCGGA ACAAACGATGCTCTCCTCGCACCTGAACCACGAGCGATTGATCCCGAGTCATACAAGGCCAATATTGCCAAAATAGTATCTCTCGTACCGCTTTCTGCCAAAATAATCCTGGTGTCTCCTCCGCCATACTCTCTCAAAGGGAAGGCGAAAGACCTGGGGCTAGAATATTACCCCGGCATAAACCTTGATCGTGACCCCGTCCACTCTTTGCTGTACAACCTCAAGGCACGTGAACTTGCGGACAATCTCAACGAGGCGGGTGATAGGAAGGGAAACGTTGCTTTCTGCGATATACGGACGCCCATGGAAAAGGCTGCTCTGGAGGAATCACCAGATGACTTGGAAGAAGGTCTTTTCAAATATCTTCGTGATGGAGTCCACCTTTCACCAGACGGCTACCAG TGCATGTACGAAACTCTCCTCCATGTCATCAAGAGCAGGTTCCCGGAACTCGAGCAAGAACCTTACTTTTTTGCAGATTATGA GACCATAGATCATACCCAGCCAGAAAAGTATTTTGAATGA
- a CDS encoding mango esterase, variant 1 — protein sequence MARLFMPELKRIRLAVILLGTNDALLAPEPRAIDPESYKANIAKIVSLVPLSAKIILVSPPPYSLKGKAKDLGLEYYPGINLDRDPVHSLLYNLKARELADNLNEAGDRKGNVAFCDIRTPMEKAALEESPDDLEEGLFKYLRDGVHLSPDGYQCMYETLLHVIKSRFPELEQEPYFFADYETIDHTQPEKYFE from the exons ATGGCCCGACTGTTCATGCCTGAACTAAAGCGCATCAGACTTGCTGTGATATTGCTCGGA ACAAACGATGCTCTCCTCGCACCTGAACCACGAGCGATTGATCCCGAGTCATACAAGGCCAATATTGCCAAAATAGTATCTCTCGTACCGCTTTCTGCCAAAATAATCCTGGTGTCTCCTCCGCCATACTCTCTCAAAGGGAAGGCGAAAGACCTGGGGCTAGAATATTACCCCGGCATAAACCTTGATCGTGACCCCGTCCACTCTTTGCTGTACAACCTCAAGGCACGTGAACTTGCGGACAATCTCAACGAGGCGGGTGATAGGAAGGGAAACGTTGCTTTCTGCGATATACGGACGCCCATGGAAAAGGCTGCTCTGGAGGAATCACCAGATGACTTGGAAGAAGGTCTTTTCAAATATCTTCGTGATGGAGTCCACCTTTCACCAGACGGCTACCAG TGCATGTACGAAACTCTCCTCCATGTCATCAAGAGCAGGTTCCCGGAACTCGAGCAAGAACCTTACTTTTTTGCAGATTATGA GACCATAGATCATACCCAGCCAGAAAAGTATTTTGAATGA
- a CDS encoding monoamine oxidase: MVTSVVSSVNDSFDGLAIAPETDVVIIGAGLAGLCAARSLHEAGKRVLVLEARGRVGGKTLTVTSKSGGRVDVGGAWVNEHTQPEVCKLNKEAGNILFKQRVLGTTCWELSEDRQLRYYDDGGVGDNSPIPLEGEELEDYNRIFKELDRLSRTVNLENPNNTPGAVEYDSVTVANWLDQMDAGQISRLALIPLVRALVGAEMHETPLFYFLHYAKTAKGFFDLIAADETGGQFQRTRYGNQTMSTWIQNHILPPGAVKLNAAAHQIIQSPDGESVRVITRDGRQFTGRRVICAIPTPLYPNIVWQPSLPVDKTLLVQRSFLGTYTKVVLLYEKAWWLEAGLSGFALSSEWPVSLVFDTCDGWYGSDDPSIRPRQHSLSCFVVAANGVAFSELSRDRREQVVKQQVARMIGSPELVNNTIEVLEFQWIKEEFSQGAPCPVTSTGAFTLYGDSLARPHGLIHFAGSEFSDVWKGYMEGAIISGRNTAKEVLELL; this comes from the exons atggTCACATCCGTTGTCAGCTCAGTAAATGATAGCTTTGACGGTCTCGCTATCGCACCCGAAACCGATGTTGTCATCATTGGCGCAGGTCTTGCAGGTCTCTGTGCTGCACGTTCACTTCACGAGGCCGGGAAGCGAGTACTCGTTCTAGAAGCCAGAGGCCGA GTTGGTGGTAAGACTCTTACTGTGACAAGCAAGTCTGGAGGTCGCGTAGATGTCGGCGGCGCTTGGGTCAACGA GCATACCCAGCCAGAGGTCTGCAAGCTCAATAAAGAGGCAGGAAACATTCTGTTCAAACAGCGCGTCTTAGGTACCACATGCTGGGAGTTATCAGAGGACCGACAGCTTCGTTACTACGATG ACGGTGGTGTTGGTGACAACTCTCCTATCCCTcttgaaggtgaagaacTGGAAGACTACAACCGAATTTTTAAGGAGCTCGACCGCTTATCGCGAACCGTTAATCTCGAGAACCCCAACAACACCCCTGGCGCGGTCGAGTATGACTCTGTCACTGTTGCAAACTGGCTTGACCAAATGGATGCCGGCCAAATCAGCCGACTGGCTCTTATACCTCTTGTTCGAGCTTTGGTTGGCGCTGAGATGCATGAGACCCCTCTCTTCTACTTCTTGCACTACGCCAAGACTGCCA AGGGCTTCTTTGACTTGATTGCCGCGGATGAGACCGGTGGTCAATTCCAACGTACTCGTTACGGAAACCAGACCATGTCAACTTGGATCCAGAACcacatccttcctccagGAGCGGTCAAGCTCAATGCCGCCGCTCATCAGATCATCCAAAGCCCCGATGGAGAGTCTGTTCGAGTCATTACTCGTGACGGTCGTCAGTTCACTGGTCGACGTGTGATTTGCGCTATTCCTACACCATTGTACCCCAACATTGTCTGGCAACCATCTCTTCCGGTTGATAAGACTCTTCTGGTTCAGCGGTCTTTCCTTGGTACTTACACCAAGGTAGTTTTATTATACGAAAAGGCTTGGTGGCTTGAAGCCGGATTGTCAGGCTTTGCGCTTTCTTCCGAATGGCCCGTTTCGTTGGTCTTTGACACTTGCGACGGCTGGTATGGCTCTGACGACCCTTCTATCCGGCCTCGTCAGCACTCTTTGTCGTGTTTCGTTGTTGCCGCCAATGGTGTTGCCTTTTCGGAGCTTTCACGTGATCGAAGGGAACAAGTCGTCAAACAGCAAGTTGCTCGTATGATCGGTAGCCCTGAGTTAGTCAACAACACGATTGAGGTACTTGAGTTCCAGTGGATCAAGGAAGAGTTTAGTCAAGGTGCACCTTGCCCTGTTACCTCGACTGGAGCGTTCACACTTTACGGTGACTCGCTTGCGCGACCGCACGGGCTTATTCACTTTGCGGGTTCCGAATTTTCAGATGTCTGGAAGGGGTACATGGAAGGTGCTATCATCTCTGGCCGGAACACTGCGAAAGAAGTTTTGGAATTGCTTTGA